One window of Strix aluco isolate bStrAlu1 chromosome 24, bStrAlu1.hap1, whole genome shotgun sequence genomic DNA carries:
- the GSDMA gene encoding gasdermin-A isoform X2, producing the protein MFKKVTQSLVNQIDPKGDLVPVHSILDHEHFRLLCLVRRKKKAVFRPSPRYKRTCYRLHDVLLPREDDKSTEFLFLSEADQGSRQFTVKKSFSDKVDGSLSLCVDSTRVKLQGAVSLSKGWSIKLEKNHIPVPRLDALRTERKVNVNHSFIQQLRKTGQNLYIVHETIETSEETSFEESTKADGGFAAQLYAELCAKGTRESNESIIIPKGCTLAFRTIQLAITDGSWDLEYFPGDISKTFASDGFSQGKLGALKVEVGQNLTILSKLSSDLCVIFLKAIKAVMRDRNLFQELSQKMEAVLDETGSCELKTESLDLKDLLSSLQDSSRHLLKLAGAVTYALDALDELMENQLLLLLESLEEKIVTQQLKLVESILEHDIECRKGGFSVDASLLSFSREKEEKLTIALVGMSGVKLQKDGSAVCTEEAFSATAALYVSLYVLDLLSNSD; encoded by the exons ATGTTTAAGAAAGTCACCCAATCCCTAGTAAATCAGATAGACCCGAAAGGAGACCTGGTCCCAGTTCACAGCATCTTAGACCATGAACATTTCAGACTCCTCTGCCTcgtgagaaggaaaaaaaaagctgtattccGCCCATCTCCCCGCTACAAACGGACATGCTACAGACTCCATGACGTGCTGCTGCCTAGAGAAGACGATAAAAGCACAG AGTTCCTCTTTCTCAGTGAAGCCGATCAAGGTTCAAGGCAATTTACAGTCAAAAAAAGCTTCAGTGACAAAGTTGACGGGAGTCTGAGCCTTTGTGTTGACTCTACAAGAGTAAAGCTGCAAGGAGCGGTCTCCTTGTCCAAAGGGTGGTCCATCAAGCTGGAGAAGAACCACATCCCGGTACCGAGACTCGATGCACTGAGAACAGAAAG aaAAGTGAACGTGAATCACTCCTTCATTCAACAACTACGGAAAACAGGCCAGAATTTATACATCGTTCATGAAACAATAGAAACCTCAGAGGAGACCAGCTTCGAGGAATCCACCAAGGCAGACGGAGGCTTCGCGGCCCAGCTTTACGCCGAGCTTTGTGCGAAG GGCACCCGAGAGAGCAATGAAAGCATAATCATACCCAAGGGCTGCACCCTGGCGTTCAGGACAATCCAGCTGGCCATTACAGACGGATCATGGG ATCTTGAGTATTTCCCAGGAGACATTTCAAAGACGTTCGCATCTGATG GTTTCTCACAAGGAAAATTAGGAGCACTGAAGGTAGAAGTTGGACAGAATTTGACAATTCTCTCGAAGTTGTCTTCTGATCTGTGcgtcatatttttaaaagccatcaAAGCTGTGATGAGAGACAGGAACCTCTTTCAAGAACTGAGCCAGAAA ATGGAAGCAGTTCTTGATGAAACTGGTAGTTGTGAGCTGAAAACAGAAAGCCTGGACTTAAAAGACCTGTTGAGCAGCTTACAGGATTCATCAAGACATCTCCTCAAGCTGGCAGGAGCCGTCACCTACGCTCTTGACGCTCTGGATG AGCTAATGGAGAatcagctgctgctgttactaGAGTCCTTGGAAGAGAAGATTGTGACCCAACAGCTTAAGCTG GTTGAGAGCATCTTGGAACACGACATCGAATGCAGGAAGGGGGGTTTCAGCGTGGATGCCAGCTTGCTCTCCTTCTCacgagagaaggaagaaaaattaaccaTTGCCCTGGTTGGGATGAGCGGAGTGAAGCTCCAGAAAGACGGATCTGCTGTCTGTACGGAAGAGGCCTTCTCAGCCACGGCAGCCCTGTACGTGTCTCTGTACGTCCTCGATCTCCTGAGTAACTCAGATTAG
- the GSDMA gene encoding gasdermin-A isoform X1, translating into MYWFMQQNILMERAASPVPTGSSSERGMSLNEPQLVLPPLQMLPCTALERHKYTSLWFKNSSGRSRMFKKVTQSLVNQIDPKGDLVPVHSILDHEHFRLLCLVRRKKKAVFRPSPRYKRTCYRLHDVLLPREDDKSTEFLFLSEADQGSRQFTVKKSFSDKVDGSLSLCVDSTRVKLQGAVSLSKGWSIKLEKNHIPVPRLDALRTERKVNVNHSFIQQLRKTGQNLYIVHETIETSEETSFEESTKADGGFAAQLYAELCAKGTRESNESIIIPKGCTLAFRTIQLAITDGSWDLEYFPGDISKTFASDGFSQGKLGALKVEVGQNLTILSKLSSDLCVIFLKAIKAVMRDRNLFQELSQKMEAVLDETGSCELKTESLDLKDLLSSLQDSSRHLLKLAGAVTYALDALDELMENQLLLLLESLEEKIVTQQLKLVESILEHDIECRKGGFSVDASLLSFSREKEEKLTIALVGMSGVKLQKDGSAVCTEEAFSATAALYVSLYVLDLLSNSD; encoded by the exons ATGTACTGGTTTATGCAACAAAATATCTTAATGGAAAGAGCTGCCTCCCCAGTCCCCACTGGGAGTTCATCAGAAAGGGGGATGAGTCTGAACGAACCACAGCTCGTACTCCCACCCCTCCAGATGCTTCCCTGCACAGCCCTTGAAAG GCACAAGTACACTTCGCTTTGGTTCAAAAATTCATCCGGCCGCAGCAGAATGTTTAAGAAAGTCACCCAATCCCTAGTAAATCAGATAGACCCGAAAGGAGACCTGGTCCCAGTTCACAGCATCTTAGACCATGAACATTTCAGACTCCTCTGCCTcgtgagaaggaaaaaaaaagctgtattccGCCCATCTCCCCGCTACAAACGGACATGCTACAGACTCCATGACGTGCTGCTGCCTAGAGAAGACGATAAAAGCACAG AGTTCCTCTTTCTCAGTGAAGCCGATCAAGGTTCAAGGCAATTTACAGTCAAAAAAAGCTTCAGTGACAAAGTTGACGGGAGTCTGAGCCTTTGTGTTGACTCTACAAGAGTAAAGCTGCAAGGAGCGGTCTCCTTGTCCAAAGGGTGGTCCATCAAGCTGGAGAAGAACCACATCCCGGTACCGAGACTCGATGCACTGAGAACAGAAAG aaAAGTGAACGTGAATCACTCCTTCATTCAACAACTACGGAAAACAGGCCAGAATTTATACATCGTTCATGAAACAATAGAAACCTCAGAGGAGACCAGCTTCGAGGAATCCACCAAGGCAGACGGAGGCTTCGCGGCCCAGCTTTACGCCGAGCTTTGTGCGAAG GGCACCCGAGAGAGCAATGAAAGCATAATCATACCCAAGGGCTGCACCCTGGCGTTCAGGACAATCCAGCTGGCCATTACAGACGGATCATGGG ATCTTGAGTATTTCCCAGGAGACATTTCAAAGACGTTCGCATCTGATG GTTTCTCACAAGGAAAATTAGGAGCACTGAAGGTAGAAGTTGGACAGAATTTGACAATTCTCTCGAAGTTGTCTTCTGATCTGTGcgtcatatttttaaaagccatcaAAGCTGTGATGAGAGACAGGAACCTCTTTCAAGAACTGAGCCAGAAA ATGGAAGCAGTTCTTGATGAAACTGGTAGTTGTGAGCTGAAAACAGAAAGCCTGGACTTAAAAGACCTGTTGAGCAGCTTACAGGATTCATCAAGACATCTCCTCAAGCTGGCAGGAGCCGTCACCTACGCTCTTGACGCTCTGGATG AGCTAATGGAGAatcagctgctgctgttactaGAGTCCTTGGAAGAGAAGATTGTGACCCAACAGCTTAAGCTG GTTGAGAGCATCTTGGAACACGACATCGAATGCAGGAAGGGGGGTTTCAGCGTGGATGCCAGCTTGCTCTCCTTCTCacgagagaaggaagaaaaattaaccaTTGCCCTGGTTGGGATGAGCGGAGTGAAGCTCCAGAAAGACGGATCTGCTGTCTGTACGGAAGAGGCCTTCTCAGCCACGGCAGCCCTGTACGTGTCTCTGTACGTCCTCGATCTCCTGAGTAACTCAGATTAG